In Citrus sinensis cultivar Valencia sweet orange chromosome 3, DVS_A1.0, whole genome shotgun sequence, the sequence GTGGCATTTGAATAGTTACTGAAGATCCTAAAGATTGATTCCGGAACCCGTCCGGAATTTCACTTCCAGGTAAACAAATGCTGAGTGCACATGGTTCATATTCCTGTAACACAATGAAAATTATGCTTTCAAATGTAATTAAGAAGAGAGAAAggggaaagagaaagagaattgGGTACCTTTTCATAGAATTGGCTCAGCAATGCAATATGAACTCTTTGTTGAAAATATGCCCAAACACTTCTTTCATTGAGTTTCAGgcaattatcaaattttaacaTCCCTGGTGCTGTCAAGCTCACACTTCCGTGGGCCTGGTCGGATAGTTTTTCCACTAAGGATGCGTGAAGTTCTTCTATACATGATGGACTCTCTGGGAAAGACTGCAGCCGCTTGCAATTACTTGCTTCTAAATGCCGTAGCCCAAGTGGAAGCTCCGGTAATGATTGAAGCATGTTGCAATTTCTCAAGCAAAGCCGCCTCAGACAAGACAGTTGGCTGATACTTGAAGGTAAACTCTCAAAGTTATTTTCTGCCAAATTTAAGGACTCCAATGATGATAGACAGCAAATATCTTGAGAGATTTCTATTATCCCACATCCACTTAAAGTTAGCGTTCTTAAAGAAGATAAAGTGGATAGTGGAGGCAATGCAAAACCTCTGCATCCAGACAAGCAAAGTTCTCTAAGTTTGTTTAAATCTGCTATAGAGGATGGTAGCTGAAGAATGGCCGATCTATTTGCATCAAGTACCaccaaagattttaaatttcccAAGCTATCCGGCAAACTACCAAGTTTAGAGCAACACATCAACTGCAGCTCCTTAAGGCCTTcaagattttcaattgaaGATGGCAGCTCCTTAATTCCTGACCTATCTAAAGCAAGTTTTTTGAGTTCCATTGTCTCCAAAATTTCAGGGAAACTCTCAAGGTCAGAGCAGTCCAAAAGATAAAGGCAGCTAAGATATTTCAATTTACAAATGGCAGTTGAAACTCTCTTCAGCCTTTTGCAAAACCccaaatttaagattttaagattAGGTAGGGACTCGATTGATGATGGAACTTCTTCTATTGGGGTATTAAATAGTTTTAGCTCTACCACATTTCCGGAAATATGTGGAAACTCTGTGAGATTAACACAACCAGAGAAATCAATCTTTACGGGAGatctaaaatgaatgtttcgtGGAAAGCAACTAAGACTTACGCAGTCCCTCAAAGACAACATACTAAGGTTGTTGAAATTCTGGATGTGGGAGGGAATGTAAAGCAAGTTTTTGCAATTCGAAAGATTAATTCTCTCTAGATTTGGGGCTTCTGACTGTTTTGGTATCCTAGTGAGATTGTGGGATTGATGGAGGTCAATAGattttaacttaaaagctTCCTGTAGCAAAAGAcagatttttattatattgaattAGCATTTAGCACTAATGAATTTCACAATCAAACATacatatttaaagaaatattaatatttttgtattggTTACCTTTTCTCCTTCCCAAAGTTGCTCAACTTTACTGTAAGGCAAGTCCAGTTCAATAAGGTTCtccaaatcaaaatttgatggcaATGATTTCAAAGGACATTCATGCCAATGGAGATATCTCAGTCCATCTGGAAGACATTCCAAACCATCATCAAGATGGACTTTAGAGTTCATAATTGGAACGCCACCATACTCGGGCATATAGAATTTAAGCAATCTAAGATTCggcattttttcaaaaaccaGAGAATTTAGATGTATCTCTCTTATTTTGGACAAATTGAGGAACATGCCTTCGATTGCATCAGTCCCCTTgtaaacaaaagcaaaaaaaataaaattagcatatatttataaatagtaATGATATACTTGTAaagtttaaatataatatttgtatccTAAATGATGTAGCACTTCATCTGTCCTGTAATTGAACATGAAATCTACTTTTGTTCATatgatttcttttaattcaaaatctgtatgggaaaaaaaaacacatactCTTcactaaattcaaaaaataaaactttagtccCTTCTCATTTATAGTCTTCTTCATGTTTTCCCTCTTAAACTTTTACCTAAAGTTGATAAAATTGCAAAAGTGTTTAATTTCCCAAAATACCAGATATGAGTATTTTAGTTGTATTCCAACTTCACTATTCTGGCCAatcataaaactaatttttctaCCAGTACCAAGAAATTTGAAGTTCACTTAAGCTATTCGATGAATGTTTAAAATGTAAACATTATTTGgtttttacatttcaagtatttttgtccaaacaaataaattagtgTTTTTACATTAATAATCGATTTACTGAAAACCTGAGTTTGGCTGGGAAAATTAGTGTGTTTTCATTAGATAGGTAGATTCTtaccttatttttctttattacatGAAGGATTTCCTCATGATTCCACAGCCTGCTACGTTTGCCTGGCTCTTTGATGCATTCTTGACGAACAATTTCCCGTCCCATTTCCTGCAACAAATCATGCATCTCTATCttgttgaattttgatatttttactaaTGACCTTTCAATGAGGACACTCAATCCATAATGCGCAATATTAGGATCTTCTAGTATACTTGTCACAAAATCTTTCTCCTCCCCTACAAAGAAACACGCAATGTCGAGAAATATACTCCTCTCTTCTGGCCTTAAGTCATTATAACTGATTTTCAACACATCATAGATGTCAGGGTCAGAAATTCGATTAATTTTCTCCAAAGCTTTTTCCCAATCCGGTTTGCTCTTCTGATGAAAGAACGAACCCAACACTGTAAGTGCTAATGGGTTGCCATTTGCATACTTCAGTACACACTTTGAGAGCGCCAACAGATCATCAGGGCAatggttttctttgaaggcgTAATTACAAAATAGCTCACGAGCTTCATCATATTCTAATCCGTTAACCTCATATATGTTAGAGCTATGCACTCCAAAATTATCAAGGATCCATTTATCTCTAGTGGTTATAATAATTCTACTTCCTGGACCAAATCGATCAATCCCACCagctaaatattttaattgccCAACTTTATTCACATCATCCAGAACAATCAACACCTTCATCCGCCGGAGCCTTTCTCCAATATATTCAGGAAGACAAGGagtttcaattttaatgttttcttCGAATATTTCAGAAAGAACTCGCTCTCGTAGATACACCAATCGATGTCCATTCTCTGATTCCACCCTCACGTTTGATACGAAGCACCTGCCTTCAAATTCCCAAGAAATTAGGTTGAAAATAGCTCCGGCAA encodes:
- the LOC102617356 gene encoding disease resistance-like protein DSC1 isoform X2: MASSSSTAYSSSSSCKYDVFLSFRGEDTRDNFTSHLYAALCRKKIKTFIDDEELRRGDEISPALLNAIQGSKISVVIFSQDYASSKWCLNELVEILECKSKNGQIVVPVFHRVDPSDIRKQNGSFRDAFVKHEKQFKRTPEKVQKWRVALTQASNLSGWDSRNIRPEAKLVEGVINDILKRLKEKSVSSDFKGLVGLSSRIEKLISLLCVGFPDFRIVGIWGMAGIGKTTLAGAIFNLISWEFEGRCFVSNVRVESENGHRLVYLRERVLSEIFEENIKIETPCLPEYIGERLRRMKVLIVLDDVNKVGQLKYLAGGIDRFGPGSRIIITTRDKWILDNFGVHSSNIYEVNGLEYDEARELFCNYAFKENHCPDDLLALSKCVLKYANGNPLALTVLGSFFHQKSKPDWEKALEKINRISDPDIYDVLKISYNDLRPEERSIFLDIACFFVGEEKDFVTSILEDPNIAHYGLSVLIERSLVKISKFNKIEMHDLLQEMGREIVRQECIKEPGKRSRLWNHEEILHVIKKNKGTDAIEGMFLNLSKIREIHLNSLVFEKMPNLRLLKFYMPEYGGVPIMNSKVHLDDGLECLPDGLRYLHWHECPLKSLPSNFDLENLIELDLPYSKVEQLWEGEKEAFKLKSIDLHQSHNLTRIPKQSEAPNLERINLSNCKNLLYIPSHIQNFNNLSMLSLRDCVSLSCFPRNIHFRSPVKIDFSGCVNLTEFPHISGNVVELKLFNTPIEEVPSSIESLPNLKILNLGFCKRLKRVSTAICKLKYLSCLYLLDCSDLESFPEILETMELKKLALDRSGIKELPSSIENLEGLKELQLMCCSKLGSLPDSLGNLKSLVVLDANRSAILQLPSSIADLNKLRELCLSGCRGFALPPLSTLSSLRTLTLSGCGIIEISQDICCLSSLESLNLAENNFESLPSSISQLSCLRRLCLRNCNMLQSLPELPLGLRHLEASNCKRLQSFPESPSCIEELHASLVEKLSDQAHGSVSLTAPGMLKFDNCLKLNERSVWAYFQQRVHIALLSQFYEKEYEPCALSICLPGSEIPDGFRNQSLGSSVTIQMPQHCCNKNFIGFALCAVIELEGDHCSEIYEVCVGYEYGFYHTFILVDIISIDSNHVIVGFDQCWDMELPDADHHTDVSFDFFIDDSSFKVKCCGVTPVYANSKQAKPNTLTLKFAPGNEEECTHHGKLHNDSLDKADMSGTIESVISDKDEAESICREQFNAPQRKSYLFSHVFNKRGGILAFLLFVFLVFIFCPLQHWRKWALGQ
- the LOC102617356 gene encoding disease resistance-like protein DSC1 isoform X1, producing MASSSSTAYSSSSSCKYDVFLSFRGEDTRDNFTSHLYAALCRKKIKTFIDDEELRRGDEISPALLNAIQGSKISVVIFSQDYASSKWCLNELVEILECKSKNGQIVVPVFHRVDPSDIRKQNGSFRDAFVKHEKQFKRTPEKVQKWRVALTQASNLSGWDSRNIRPEAKLVEGVINDILKRLKEKSVSSDFKGLVGLSSRIEKLISLLCVGFPDFRIVGIWGMAGIGKTTLAGAIFNLISWEFEGRCFVSNVRVESENGHRLVYLRERVLSEIFEENIKIETPCLPEYIGERLRRMKVLIVLDDVNKVGQLKYLAGGIDRFGPGSRIIITTRDKWILDNFGVHSSNIYEVNGLEYDEARELFCNYAFKENHCPDDLLALSKCVLKYANGNPLALTVLGSFFHQKSKPDWEKALEKINRISDPDIYDVLKISYNDLRPEERSIFLDIACFFVGEEKDFVTSILEDPNIAHYGLSVLIERSLVKISKFNKIEMHDLLQEMGREIVRQECIKEPGKRSRLWNHEEILHVIKKNKGTDAIEGMFLNLSKIREIHLNSLVFEKMPNLRLLKFYMPEYGGVPIMNSKVHLDDGLECLPDGLRYLHWHECPLKSLPSNFDLENLIELDLPYSKVEQLWEGEKEAFKLKSIDLHQSHNLTRIPKQSEAPNLERINLSNCKNLLYIPSHIQNFNNLSMLSLRDCVSLSCFPRNIHFRSPVKIDFSGCVNLTEFPHISGNVVELKLFNTPIEEVPSSIESLPNLKILNLGFCKRLKRVSTAICKLKYLSCLYLLDCSDLESFPEILETMELKKLALDRSGIKELPSSIENLEGLKELQLMCCSKLGSLPDSLGNLKSLVVLDANRSAILQLPSSIADLNKLRELCLSGCRGFALPPLSTLSSLRTLTLSGCGIIEISQDICCLSSLESLNLAENNFESLPSSISQLSCLRRLCLRNCNMLQSLPELPLGLRHLEASNCKRLQSFPESPSCIEELHASLVEKLSDQAHGSVSLTAPGMLKFDNCLKLNERSVWAYFQQRVHIALLSQFYEKEYEPCALSICLPGSEIPDGFRNQSLGSSVTIQMPQHCCNKNFIGFALCAVIELEGDHCSEIYEVCVGYEYGFYHTFILVDIISIDSNHVIVGFDQCWDMELPDADHHTDVSFDFFIDDSSFKVKCCGVTPVYANSKQAKPNTLTLKFAPGNEEECTHHGKLHNDSLDKADMSGTIESVISDKDEAESICREQFNAPQRKSYLFSHVFNKRGGILAFLLLAANMLYRFVFLVFIFCPLQHWRKWALGQ